CAATAGTAACCCCATAAACAACACAACACCATGAACCTCAAAGAAAGATTCCTGAAATACGTCTCCTACGACACCCAGTCGTCGGAGGAGAGCACGACGTTCCCTTCGACCGAAAAACAGAAAGTACTGCTGGCCGCCCTGCGCGACGAAATGGAGGCATTGGGCATGACCGAGGTCTCGATGGATCAGTACGGTTACGTGATGGGCACCGTCCCTGCGACGCCGGGTTGCGAGAATGCCCCGGTGATCGGGTTCATCGCCCATGTGGACACCTCGCCCGACATGAGCGGCAAGGACGTCAAACCCCGCGTCATCGAGGAGTACGACGGCTGCGACATCGCACTGAACGGCCAGCTGACGATGCGGGTCGCGGATTTCCCCGAGCTGGAGTTCTTCAAGGGGCACACGCTGATCCATACCGACGGCACGACGCTGCTGGGTGCCGACGACAAGGCGGGCGTGGCGGAAATCATGACCGCCGCCGAGTACCTGCTCGCACACCCCGAGATCAAACACGGCAAAATCCGCATCGGCTTCACGCCCGACGAGGAGGTGGGCCGCGGGGTCGATTTCTTCGACGTCAGGGCCTTCGGCGCCGACTTCGCCTACACGGTCGACGGCGGCATGGAGGGTGAGCTGGAATACGAGAACTTCAACGCCGCAAGCGCCAAAATCGACATTCAGGGACGCAACGTCCACCCGGGATACGCCAAGAACAAGATGGTCAATGCGCTCGACGTGGCGTGCGAACTGCAAGGGCTGCTGCCGGCCGCCGAACGTCCGCAGTACACCGAAGGATACGAAGGGTTCTACCACTGCGTAGGGCTGAACGGCACGGTCGAGAAAGCCTCGGTCAGCTATATCATCCGCGACCACGATGCGGAGAAATTCGAGCAGAAAAAGGTATTCATGTGGGCCTGCGTCGACCTTTTGAAGAAGAAATACGGCGACGGGGTGCTGACCCTGACGCTCAAAGACCAGTATTTCAACATGCGCAAGATGGTCGAGCCGCACCCGCAGGTGATCGACAAGGCGCTCAAGGCCATGGAAATGGCCGGCGTGAACCCGATCGTACGCCCCATACGCGGCGGTACGGACGGCGCACGCCTGTCGTTCATGGGGCTGCCCTGCCCCAACCTCTTCACGGGGGGCATGAACTTCCACGGCAAATTCGAATATTGCTCGCTCACCACGATGCACAAGGCAGAGCAGGTGATCCTGAACCTGGCGCAGTTGTGGGCGGAATAACATAACGTATATATGGATAGCTTCGGTTTTCTGAAAGTGGCGGCAGCCGTGCCGCACGTACGGGTCGGCGACTGCGATTTCAATGCGGAGCGCATGGCCGCTATGGCCGACGAGGCGGCACAGCGGGGCGTGGAGATCGTCGCGTTCCCCGAGTTGGCCCTGACGGCCTACACCTGCGGCGACCTGCTGCTGCAACCCGCACTGCTCGACGCGGCCGACGAGGCGTTAGCAAGGCTGGTACGCGACACGCGCAAGTTGCCGCTGACGCTCATCGCGGGAGCCCCGCTGCGCCACGCTCAGACGCTCTACAACTGCGCCGTGGTCTTCACGCAAGGGCGCATACTGGGCGTCGTCCCCAAAACCTATATCCCCGACTATACGGAATTCTACGAGAACCGCTGGTTCGCATCGGGCGCAGGCATCTCCGAAGAGACGATCCCCGTCGCGGGGCAGGCTGCGGATTTCGGCGCAGGCCTCACGTTCGAGGTCAACGGCACGGAGTTCGGCGTGGAACTGTGCGAAGACCTCTGGACGGCAGTGCCGCCCTCGTCGCACATGGCACTCAGCGGCGCGAAGGTGATCTTCAACCTCTCGGCATCGCCCGAGGCCGTCGGCAAGCACGCCTACCTGCGGCAGCTCGTAGCGCAACAGTCAGCACGCACGATAGGGGGTTATGTCTACTGCTCGGCCGGCTTCGGCGAATCATCGACCGACCTGGTATTCGCCGGGAACGGCATCATCGCCGAAAACGGAAAGATCCTGCGCGAAGCGAAGCGTTTCGTGCTCGAAGAGCAGTTGGTGGTGGCCGACCTCGACATCGAGCGGCTGGAATTCGAACGCCTCAGGAACACCTCGTTCCGCGTGAATGAAGGCGCGGCGGAGAACACCGTGATCGAAATGGAAATCCCCGAAGGGCTGCGCGCGGCGGCGCTCGACCGCGACATCGACCCGATGCCGTTCGTGCCGCAGGACGAAGCGCACCGCAGCCAGCGCTGCGAGGAGATCTTCCAGATACAGTCGCACGGGCTGGCCAAGCGGCTGGTACACACGCGCTGCGAAAAGGCCGTGGTCGGCATCTCGGGCGGGCTCGACTCGACGCTGGCTCTGCTCGTGGCGGTACGCACGTTCGACAAGCTGCAACTCGACCGCACGGGGATCATCGGCATCACGATGCCCGGGTTCGGCACCACGGATCGCACCTACAACAATGCGCTGGAGTTGATGCGCAGCCTGGGCGTCACCGTGCGCGAAATCCCGATCCGCGACGCCTGCCTGCAACATTTCAGGGACATAGGGCTCGACCCCGAAGACCGCTCGGCGGCCTACGAGAACAGCCA
This Alistipes onderdonkii DNA region includes the following protein-coding sequences:
- a CDS encoding NAD(+) synthase; the protein is MDSFGFLKVAAAVPHVRVGDCDFNAERMAAMADEAAQRGVEIVAFPELALTAYTCGDLLLQPALLDAADEALARLVRDTRKLPLTLIAGAPLRHAQTLYNCAVVFTQGRILGVVPKTYIPDYTEFYENRWFASGAGISEETIPVAGQAADFGAGLTFEVNGTEFGVELCEDLWTAVPPSSHMALSGAKVIFNLSASPEAVGKHAYLRQLVAQQSARTIGGYVYCSAGFGESSTDLVFAGNGIIAENGKILREAKRFVLEEQLVVADLDIERLEFERLRNTSFRVNEGAAENTVIEMEIPEGLRAAALDRDIDPMPFVPQDEAHRSQRCEEIFQIQSHGLAKRLVHTRCEKAVVGISGGLDSTLALLVAVRTFDKLQLDRTGIIGITMPGFGTTDRTYNNALELMRSLGVTVREIPIRDACLQHFRDIGLDPEDRSAAYENSQARERTQILMDVANMEGGLVVGTGDLSELALGWATYNGDQMSMYGVNASVPKTLVRHLVKWVADTESDAAARATLLDIIDTPVSPELLPADKDGRISQKTEDLVGPYELHDFFLYNFIRGGYRPAKILFLAEQAFRGSYDHAAIRKWLEVFFRRFFSQQFKRSAMPDGPKVGSVALSPRGDWRMPSDASAAVWLKELETL
- the pepT gene encoding peptidase T; translated protein: MNLKERFLKYVSYDTQSSEESTTFPSTEKQKVLLAALRDEMEALGMTEVSMDQYGYVMGTVPATPGCENAPVIGFIAHVDTSPDMSGKDVKPRVIEEYDGCDIALNGQLTMRVADFPELEFFKGHTLIHTDGTTLLGADDKAGVAEIMTAAEYLLAHPEIKHGKIRIGFTPDEEVGRGVDFFDVRAFGADFAYTVDGGMEGELEYENFNAASAKIDIQGRNVHPGYAKNKMVNALDVACELQGLLPAAERPQYTEGYEGFYHCVGLNGTVEKASVSYIIRDHDAEKFEQKKVFMWACVDLLKKKYGDGVLTLTLKDQYFNMRKMVEPHPQVIDKALKAMEMAGVNPIVRPIRGGTDGARLSFMGLPCPNLFTGGMNFHGKFEYCSLTTMHKAEQVILNLAQLWAE